In a genomic window of Amycolatopsis japonica:
- a CDS encoding cytochrome P450, which produces MTSTPSHSADLPGFPIQRESKCPYRPSKVHVDLREDGPMTRVRLYNGRVAWLVTGTAEARAVLSDYRRVSIRPYHGNYPLLNEEFEKVVDSGYADVLFGVDPPEHTKQRQMIMPRFSLRRTKEYHAEIQRIVDQKLDEMMSKGAPGDLVADFAQPVPSMVMSHVLGVPYEDNEEFETSAHKLFVPELADEATTELGDFLDRLIAKKENNPGAKPVGLIDDLIVDQLHKGTLTRSELVHIAMAMLVAGTDTTTNVISLGTLALLDNPDQWAALRDDHSLIPGAVEEILRYVSLVEAFARVATEDIELPGGAKIKAGDGILISCAGVNFDPKMAAEPDTFDIRRPPRPSFSFSHGIHRCPGDNLARLELEVAFRSLVQRMPDLRSTLPADQLPSNNNDGTLQRLFEFPVVW; this is translated from the coding sequence GTGACGTCTACACCATCGCATTCGGCCGACCTGCCGGGATTCCCGATCCAACGGGAGTCGAAATGCCCGTACCGGCCCTCGAAGGTTCACGTCGACCTGCGTGAAGACGGCCCGATGACCAGGGTCCGGCTCTACAACGGCCGCGTGGCCTGGCTGGTGACCGGTACCGCGGAGGCCCGCGCCGTGCTGTCGGACTACCGGCGGGTCTCCATTCGCCCGTATCACGGTAATTATCCGCTGCTCAACGAAGAATTCGAGAAGGTCGTCGACAGCGGATACGCCGACGTCCTTTTCGGTGTCGACCCGCCGGAGCACACCAAGCAGCGGCAGATGATCATGCCGCGTTTCTCGCTGCGCCGGACGAAGGAATACCACGCCGAAATCCAGCGGATCGTCGATCAGAAACTCGACGAAATGATGAGCAAGGGCGCGCCGGGTGATCTGGTCGCCGACTTCGCGCAGCCGGTTCCTTCCATGGTCATGAGTCACGTGCTCGGTGTTCCCTACGAGGACAACGAGGAATTCGAGACGTCGGCTCACAAGCTGTTCGTACCCGAGCTCGCCGACGAGGCGACCACGGAACTCGGTGACTTCCTCGACCGGTTGATCGCGAAGAAGGAGAACAATCCCGGCGCGAAACCGGTCGGCCTGATCGACGACCTGATCGTCGACCAGCTGCACAAGGGGACGCTCACCCGCTCGGAGCTGGTCCACATCGCGATGGCGATGCTGGTCGCGGGCACCGACACCACCACCAACGTGATCTCGCTGGGAACGCTGGCGTTGCTGGACAACCCGGATCAGTGGGCGGCGTTGCGCGACGACCACTCCCTGATCCCCGGCGCGGTGGAGGAAATCCTGCGCTACGTCTCGCTGGTCGAGGCGTTCGCCAGGGTCGCGACCGAGGACATCGAGCTTCCCGGCGGGGCGAAGATCAAGGCGGGCGACGGGATCCTCATCAGCTGCGCCGGCGTCAACTTCGATCCGAAGATGGCCGCGGAACCCGACACCTTCGACATCCGGCGCCCGCCCCGGCCGAGCTTCTCGTTCAGCCACGGAATCCATCGGTGCCCGGGCGACAACCTCGCCCGGCTCGAACTGGAGGTCGCGTTCCGGTCCTTGGTCCAGCGCATGCCCGACCTGCGCTCGACCTTGCCCGCCGACCAGCTCCCCAGCAACAACAACGACGGGACGCTGCAGCGGCTCTTCGAATTCCCAGTGGTTTGGTGA
- a CDS encoding aminotransferase family protein, which produces MIVRGKGSTVWDAEGTELLDATGGGLWNSHVGHGRRELAEIMAKQVEELEYFTTFHEFGNDKTIRLAARLAEHAPAGLNKVFFTSGGSESVDTAIKAARLFHVRSGEPDRTWIISRSASYHGCTYGSGTLTGFEPMQIGVGPNLPHVEKLSPPYLYRAGELYGDQDPTDFLIAELEQTIARLGPGNVAAMIGEPVMAGGGVLTPPPDYWPRVREVLSSHGILLIADEVVTAFGRTGVWFDSVQREMEPDLVTTAKGITSGYFALGAVLMSDEIAEAITADMGFFHGHTYSGHPVGAAVALANLDIIEGEGLAANALSIGDWFRAGLAPLADLPSVGDVRVEGAMAAIELVADRGSRAPMDIPAVFGLADEIRKHHGVIVRPYGNNIILSPPLVMTQVETEVTTKSIVEVLSRTGS; this is translated from the coding sequence GTGATCGTCCGTGGCAAGGGATCCACGGTCTGGGACGCGGAGGGCACCGAGCTGCTCGACGCGACCGGCGGCGGTCTGTGGAACTCCCATGTCGGGCACGGCAGGCGCGAGCTCGCCGAGATCATGGCGAAGCAGGTCGAGGAACTCGAATACTTCACCACTTTCCACGAGTTCGGCAACGACAAGACGATCCGGCTCGCGGCCCGCCTCGCCGAGCACGCGCCCGCCGGGCTGAACAAGGTGTTCTTCACCAGCGGGGGCTCGGAGAGTGTGGACACGGCCATCAAGGCCGCACGGCTGTTCCACGTCCGCAGTGGTGAGCCGGACCGCACCTGGATCATCTCCAGGTCGGCCTCGTATCACGGGTGCACCTACGGTTCCGGGACGCTCACCGGCTTCGAGCCGATGCAGATCGGGGTCGGGCCCAACCTGCCGCACGTGGAGAAGCTGTCGCCGCCGTACCTCTACCGGGCAGGCGAACTCTACGGAGATCAGGACCCGACGGACTTCCTGATCGCCGAGCTCGAGCAGACGATCGCCCGCCTCGGGCCCGGCAACGTGGCCGCGATGATCGGTGAGCCGGTGATGGCCGGTGGCGGGGTGCTGACCCCGCCTCCCGACTACTGGCCGCGGGTGCGGGAAGTGCTGAGCAGCCACGGCATCCTGCTGATCGCCGACGAGGTCGTGACGGCGTTCGGCCGCACGGGCGTCTGGTTCGACTCGGTGCAGCGCGAGATGGAACCGGACCTCGTCACCACGGCCAAGGGCATCACGAGCGGCTACTTCGCGCTCGGCGCGGTGCTGATGTCCGACGAAATCGCGGAAGCGATCACCGCGGACATGGGCTTCTTCCACGGTCACACCTACAGCGGCCACCCGGTCGGTGCCGCCGTGGCGCTGGCCAACCTCGACATCATCGAGGGTGAGGGCCTCGCGGCCAACGCGTTGTCGATCGGGGACTGGTTCCGTGCCGGGCTGGCCCCGCTGGCCGACCTGCCCTCGGTCGGCGACGTCCGGGTCGAAGGTGCGATGGCCGCGATCGAGCTGGTCGCCGACCGCGGGAGCAGGGCGCCGATGGACATCCCCGCCGTCTTCGGTCTCGCCGACGAGATCCGCAAGCACCACGGCGTCATCGTGCGGCCCTACGGGAACAACATCATCCTTTCGCCGCCGCTGGTCATGACCCAGGTGGAGACCGAGGTCACGACGAAATCCATCGTCGAAGTGCTTTCCCGAACGGGCAGCTGA
- a CDS encoding acyl-CoA dehydrogenase family protein, which yields MRREVFRGEHEEFRELVKTFLAREVLPHYAQWESDGLVDRDVWRVAGKHGLLGMDVDAVYGGGGESDYRYHVVISEEFARAGVHAPSLSLHNEIVGPYLRTLTTPEQRGRWLPGFCSGELVTAIAITEPDAGSDLSRVRTTARRSGGDFVLNGRKTFISHAEQADLLLVVARTGSRDTEFSLLAVERGTPGLTVGKRIDKIGMRALDTCELAFDDVIVPAGNVLGTEGRAMAYLIRNLRQERLWIATSALAGAESVFEETVRYCRDREVSGGTLISHQHTRFVLAELATSLAVARTFTDRCVAEHADGRLGSEDAAMAKWWNTELARRTVDRCLQLHGGYGFTRDFRVGREFVDTRVQTIYGGTTEVMKETIAQSLI from the coding sequence ATGCGGCGTGAGGTGTTCCGCGGCGAGCACGAAGAGTTCCGTGAGCTGGTGAAGACCTTCCTCGCCAGGGAGGTCCTGCCGCACTACGCGCAGTGGGAGTCCGACGGGCTGGTCGATCGCGATGTATGGCGGGTGGCGGGCAAGCACGGCTTGCTCGGCATGGACGTCGACGCCGTCTACGGTGGCGGCGGCGAGTCCGACTATCGCTACCACGTGGTGATTTCGGAGGAGTTCGCCCGCGCCGGCGTCCATGCGCCGTCGCTGTCGCTGCACAACGAGATCGTCGGGCCCTACCTGCGCACCCTGACCACCCCGGAACAACGAGGGCGCTGGCTGCCGGGGTTCTGCTCCGGCGAACTCGTCACCGCCATCGCGATCACCGAGCCGGACGCGGGCAGCGACCTGAGCAGGGTACGCACCACCGCGCGCCGGTCGGGCGGCGATTTCGTCCTCAATGGACGGAAGACGTTCATCTCGCATGCCGAACAGGCGGACCTGCTGCTCGTGGTCGCCAGGACCGGGTCCCGCGACACCGAGTTCAGCCTGCTCGCCGTCGAACGCGGCACGCCGGGACTCACGGTGGGTAAACGGATCGACAAGATCGGCATGCGCGCGCTGGACACGTGCGAGCTGGCGTTCGACGACGTGATCGTGCCCGCCGGGAACGTGCTCGGCACCGAGGGGCGCGCGATGGCCTACCTGATCCGCAATCTGCGGCAGGAACGGCTCTGGATCGCGACGTCGGCGCTCGCGGGCGCGGAATCGGTGTTCGAAGAGACCGTGCGGTACTGCCGCGACCGCGAAGTTTCCGGCGGCACGCTCATAAGCCACCAGCACACCCGGTTCGTGCTCGCCGAACTCGCCACCTCGCTCGCGGTGGCACGGACGTTCACCGACCGCTGCGTGGCCGAGCACGCCGACGGCCGCCTCGGTTCCGAGGACGCGGCGATGGCCAAGTGGTGGAACACGGAGCTGGCCCGGCGGACCGTCGATCGATGCCTGCAACTGCACGGCGGATACGGATTCACGCGCGACTTCCGGGTCGGCAGGGAGTTCGTCGACACCCGGGTGCAGACGATCTACGGCGGCACCACCGAGGTCATGAAGGAAACCATCGCCCAGTCGCTGATCTGA
- a CDS encoding cytochrome P450, protein MTAEVNTPQRDSSDLPDYPLARECPYRPSQSTAKLRGDGPVAKVRLYDGRTAWLVTGPVEARALLADPRMSSLAHYPNFPVLDERHLHMRATREMAKEEEGGFAGVLFGVDPPEHTRQRRMLLPALTARRVAAHRPEIQRIVDEQLDVMLGAGASADLVADFAGPVPMKVVCAFLGVPYEERESFEGPARELFDPERADQAMDDLTGYLLRLIQAKEAKPGKGLLDDLIERHVRVGDLGHDELVQFAFAILVAGTVTSTSTIALGTLALLDTPGQFDALVADPSLIPGAIEEILRYVCPVEQLSRVATEDIEIAGEVIKAGDGVLVSFAGANLDPAVTARPETLDVTQVPTDHLAFSHGVHHCLGRNLARLELEIVFTTLIARVPTLRPAVPVEEIPWYNDFTVPRLLSFPVSW, encoded by the coding sequence ATGACCGCAGAGGTGAACACACCGCAGAGGGATTCTTCGGATCTGCCGGACTACCCCCTCGCGCGTGAATGTCCGTACCGGCCTTCCCAGAGCACGGCGAAACTGCGTGGAGACGGGCCCGTGGCGAAGGTGCGGTTGTACGACGGGCGCACCGCGTGGCTGGTGACCGGGCCCGTCGAGGCCCGTGCACTGCTGGCGGACCCGCGGATGTCCAGCCTCGCGCATTACCCGAACTTTCCCGTGCTCGACGAGCGGCACCTGCACATGCGTGCCACGAGGGAGATGGCGAAGGAAGAGGAAGGCGGGTTCGCGGGCGTACTGTTCGGCGTGGACCCGCCCGAGCACACGCGGCAGCGGCGGATGTTGCTGCCCGCGCTCACCGCCAGGCGCGTGGCCGCGCACCGGCCGGAGATCCAGCGCATCGTCGACGAGCAACTGGACGTGATGCTCGGTGCCGGCGCTTCGGCCGATCTGGTGGCCGATTTCGCCGGGCCCGTGCCGATGAAGGTGGTCTGCGCTTTCCTCGGTGTCCCTTACGAAGAGCGCGAGTCGTTCGAGGGGCCCGCGCGTGAACTGTTCGATCCGGAGCGCGCGGATCAGGCGATGGACGATCTGACCGGCTACCTTCTCCGGCTGATCCAGGCGAAGGAAGCCAAGCCCGGCAAGGGATTGCTGGACGATCTGATCGAGCGGCACGTCCGCGTCGGCGACCTCGGGCACGACGAACTGGTGCAGTTCGCCTTCGCGATCCTGGTCGCCGGGACGGTCACCAGCACCAGCACCATCGCGCTGGGCACACTCGCGCTTTTGGACACTCCGGGGCAGTTCGACGCGCTGGTCGCCGACCCGTCGCTCATTCCCGGGGCGATCGAAGAGATCCTGCGTTATGTGTGCCCGGTCGAGCAGCTCTCGCGTGTCGCGACCGAGGACATCGAAATCGCGGGCGAGGTCATCAAAGCCGGCGACGGTGTCCTGGTGAGCTTCGCGGGGGCCAACCTGGATCCCGCGGTGACCGCGCGCCCCGAGACCTTGGACGTCACCCAGGTGCCGACCGACCATTTGGCGTTCAGCCACGGGGTCCACCATTGCCTGGGCCGGAATCTGGCCCGGCTCGAACTGGAGATCGTGTTCACCACCCTGATCGCCCGTGTTCCCACGCTCCGGCCGGCCGTACCCGTCGAAGAGATTCCCTGGTACAACGACTTCACCGTGCCGCGCCTCCTTTCTTTCCCCGTCTCCTGGTGA
- a CDS encoding B12-binding domain-containing radical SAM protein → MTTRHVTFVELPLYPNTLPLASGYLQAFAQQDPEIAETFTFEIHSSPSTTPTETVLEQLLSGDTEVFALSCYLWNMRAAKRLLDGILAARPDAHVILGGPQVMNHATEYVPHGSDRVVVCNGEGEQTFAAYLRALLAPEPDFHTVPGISFFAGDELVDTDKPARLKELDEIPSPFAAGVFDGGEYTFAVVETNRGCPFSCSYCFWGAATNDKVFRWEEDRVFKDLTWLSEHGIESIFLADANWGALPRDVELTRHLVRCKQKNGYPMMVSMQAAKNRPDRVTEITEILVEGGMLASQPVSLQTLSPGTLEMVQRANIKETTYVELQNKLKEKKISSYTELIWPLPGETLESFQSGIARLCESSADAIVMYPQLLLRNTPMYERQELLGIKTVRVEDPVAEADVVVGTKWVSREDYEAGVWFAYAVITLYNARAARLIATELDRDGTCSWGEFLTSAVDYFQRRTDNPICAFFADSVTNLRNYDLNNTGKVLHMVLHSHRAELDALLRDFLTERGWLATERQRIAFELDLVARPYVYREPVSPPSIELEHVTVVNRSRYQVELEVPESAMDLIGAPDGAEGTRVRLDHVGRRKMPYPRHRSLDHNAAYCQGMMNRLRDIVPSWATVAPDGTFGALNAA, encoded by the coding sequence ATGACGACACGACACGTCACCTTCGTCGAACTTCCCCTCTACCCCAACACTTTGCCGCTGGCGTCCGGATATCTGCAGGCCTTCGCGCAGCAGGACCCGGAGATCGCGGAGACGTTCACGTTCGAGATCCATTCCTCCCCGTCGACCACGCCGACCGAGACCGTGCTCGAGCAGCTGCTTTCGGGCGACACCGAGGTTTTCGCGCTGAGCTGCTACTTGTGGAACATGCGCGCGGCGAAGCGTCTGCTCGACGGGATCCTCGCCGCGCGGCCCGACGCCCACGTCATCCTCGGCGGCCCGCAGGTGATGAACCACGCGACCGAGTACGTACCCCACGGGAGCGACCGGGTCGTGGTCTGCAACGGTGAAGGCGAGCAGACCTTCGCCGCGTACCTGCGCGCGCTTCTCGCTCCGGAACCGGATTTCCACACGGTGCCCGGAATCAGCTTCTTCGCGGGCGACGAGCTCGTCGACACGGACAAACCCGCGCGGCTGAAAGAGCTGGACGAGATCCCCTCCCCGTTCGCCGCCGGCGTGTTCGACGGCGGCGAGTACACGTTCGCGGTGGTGGAGACCAACCGCGGGTGTCCGTTCAGCTGCTCGTACTGTTTCTGGGGCGCGGCGACCAACGACAAGGTGTTCCGCTGGGAAGAGGACCGGGTCTTCAAGGATCTCACCTGGCTCAGCGAGCATGGCATCGAGAGCATCTTCCTCGCGGACGCGAACTGGGGCGCGTTGCCGCGCGATGTGGAACTGACCCGGCATCTGGTGCGCTGCAAGCAGAAGAACGGCTACCCGATGATGGTGTCGATGCAGGCGGCCAAGAACCGGCCCGACCGCGTCACCGAGATCACCGAGATCCTCGTCGAGGGCGGAATGCTGGCCAGCCAGCCGGTTTCGCTGCAGACGTTGAGCCCCGGCACGCTCGAAATGGTGCAGCGCGCCAACATCAAGGAGACCACCTACGTCGAGCTGCAGAACAAGCTCAAGGAGAAGAAGATCAGCTCGTACACCGAGCTCATCTGGCCGCTTCCCGGTGAGACGCTGGAATCCTTCCAATCCGGGATCGCGCGGCTGTGCGAGTCTTCGGCCGACGCGATCGTCATGTATCCGCAGCTGCTGCTGCGCAACACGCCGATGTACGAACGGCAGGAACTGCTCGGCATCAAGACCGTGCGGGTCGAGGACCCGGTGGCGGAGGCCGACGTGGTGGTGGGCACCAAGTGGGTCTCCAGGGAGGACTACGAGGCCGGCGTCTGGTTCGCCTACGCGGTGATCACCCTGTACAACGCGCGTGCGGCGCGGCTGATCGCCACCGAGCTGGACCGTGACGGCACGTGTTCCTGGGGCGAGTTCCTCACCTCGGCGGTGGACTACTTCCAGCGGCGTACCGACAACCCGATCTGCGCGTTCTTCGCCGACTCGGTGACGAACCTGCGCAACTACGACCTCAACAACACCGGCAAGGTGCTGCACATGGTGCTGCACTCCCACCGGGCGGAACTGGACGCACTGCTGCGCGACTTCCTCACCGAGCGCGGCTGGCTCGCCACCGAAAGGCAGCGGATCGCCTTCGAGCTCGATCTCGTCGCCCGCCCTTATGTCTACCGCGAACCGGTGTCCCCGCCGTCGATCGAGCTGGAGCACGTCACCGTCGTGAACCGCTCGCGCTACCAGGTGGAACTCGAGGTACCCGAGTCGGCCATGGACCTGATCGGGGCGCCGGACGGTGCGGAGGGCACTCGCGTCCGCCTCGACCACGTCGGCCGGCGGAAGATGCCGTACCCGCGGCACCGGAGCCTCGACCACAACGCGGCCTACTGCCAGGGGATGATGAACCGGCTCCGCGACATCGTGCCGTCGTGGGCCACGGTGGCGCCCGATGGGACCTTCGGGGCTCTCAATGCGGCGTGA
- a CDS encoding thioesterase II family protein: MARGPLWYQAFEARPDARVRLYCLPCAGGGASTYRPWMPFVPDWVELRAVRLPGRQARHREPAFEDCETAAQAVAEWLSAEEGPYALFGHSMGAMLAYRATRILQAEGAALPALLAAASWPVHGVPHVTMPDPDDDDDAFCAKAAGLAGPATDLLDDPDVRALVLPVMRADFRLCRSYVYREEAPLPVPVSVFGGDDDPVTPAETLSDWKEHGEPVLGPRLFRGGHFFLQEHVGDLTAAVMTDLADVLGSSPGGRRAVG, from the coding sequence ATGGCGCGGGGTCCTTTGTGGTATCAGGCATTCGAGGCGAGGCCCGATGCCCGGGTGCGGCTGTACTGCCTTCCGTGCGCCGGCGGGGGAGCGTCGACGTACCGGCCATGGATGCCCTTCGTCCCGGACTGGGTCGAACTCAGGGCCGTCCGGCTGCCCGGCAGGCAGGCCAGGCACCGCGAGCCCGCGTTCGAAGACTGCGAGACCGCCGCGCAGGCCGTCGCGGAGTGGCTGTCGGCCGAGGAAGGGCCGTACGCGTTGTTCGGCCACAGCATGGGAGCGATGCTGGCGTACCGGGCCACCAGGATCCTGCAGGCGGAAGGTGCGGCGTTGCCCGCGCTGCTCGCGGCCGCGTCCTGGCCCGTTCACGGGGTACCGCACGTCACGATGCCGGATCCCGACGACGACGATGACGCCTTCTGCGCGAAAGCGGCCGGGCTGGCCGGCCCGGCGACGGATCTGCTCGACGACCCGGACGTCCGCGCCTTGGTGCTGCCGGTGATGCGAGCCGACTTCCGGCTGTGCCGAAGCTACGTCTACCGCGAAGAAGCCCCGTTGCCGGTTCCGGTGTCGGTGTTCGGTGGGGACGACGATCCGGTCACCCCCGCGGAAACGCTGTCGGACTGGAAGGAACACGGCGAGCCGGTCCTCGGTCCGAGGCTGTTCCGCGGCGGCCATTTCTTCCTGCAGGAGCACGTCGGGGACCTCACCGCGGCGGTGATGACCGACCTGGCCGACGTGCTGGGGTCGAGCCCCGGAGGCCGTCGAGCGGTGGGGTGA
- a CDS encoding non-ribosomal peptide synthetase yields the protein MSGIEIEPVALLRAARPAGESDIASRVTLPFPLGWPEHQSAEFRLESVSTAWDPVSLERLRALASAASGSPVDTVVAATSVLLARFTRSADVAVAAVARPVGGTPPTVSVVAGELSSDASFAEVLESIAAGEGQPVQQLAPGRDGVPIVVAPAGTSLSPLSLAGTTLWLTVEDDFATTLYYDAGSWSRADAERIVGHLAALLRAAAAEPALPVAALDIGAEAGTEFPDTTVAYEDLTSAPERFVRWAGRAPDRMAVVHGDVAWTYGDLLERVSRLRDALAANGVGPGTRVALLLDRSPELVAATLAVSLSGAAYVGLDLNEPGPRLATMLDDADCRLILTRAADDSRLPEGDHPVLVVDDVLEGQGSTGEFVSPAPGDACYVTYTSGSTGLPKGVLVPHRGLTNLVNWYQETFEVVPGDRMPQLARPSFDGWSLEVWPCLANGATLCIPDEGIRRSAVELARWLCREEITTCFVTTALGVELFGQPWAELGSRLRSLLVGGEKLPAYPPPGLPFRLYNVYGPTETSMLATCGEMSTPRSGAPPIGTPLANVEAHVLDERLSPVPAGAVGELYLGGEGVALGYLNRPELTALKFVDGPSGRQYATGDLVRVRPGGSIEFVGRVDNQVKLRGFRIELGEVEAAVRSLPGVRDAVAVIHTPESGGGRLMAYVRPDPRRRPDGSGLRARLSEVLPDYMVPTEVTVLDAFPLTPHGKTDRGELARRAPSGGGDGDAPATDLERVLAELWCEVLSIGSVSREDSFFDLGGDSLTAMRLAARARARGIRLGAEHLFEYEVLHELAAELEQGETNPGEAA from the coding sequence ATGTCAGGAATCGAAATCGAGCCTGTGGCGCTGTTGCGCGCGGCTCGGCCGGCGGGGGAATCGGACATCGCGTCGCGGGTGACGCTCCCGTTCCCGCTCGGCTGGCCCGAGCACCAGTCAGCGGAGTTCCGGCTCGAGAGCGTGTCGACGGCGTGGGACCCGGTGAGCCTGGAGCGGCTCCGGGCCCTGGCGTCGGCGGCGTCCGGCTCACCGGTCGACACGGTCGTGGCCGCCACCTCCGTGCTGCTGGCTCGATTCACCCGGAGTGCCGACGTGGCGGTCGCCGCCGTCGCGCGGCCGGTCGGGGGCACCCCGCCGACGGTGTCGGTGGTGGCCGGGGAGCTGTCGTCGGACGCGAGTTTCGCCGAGGTACTGGAGAGCATCGCGGCGGGGGAAGGACAGCCGGTACAGCAGCTCGCGCCGGGCCGCGACGGGGTGCCGATCGTGGTGGCTCCGGCCGGGACGAGCCTCTCGCCGCTGTCCTTGGCGGGTACGACGTTGTGGCTGACGGTCGAGGACGATTTCGCCACGACCCTGTACTACGACGCGGGTTCCTGGTCCCGTGCGGATGCCGAGAGGATCGTCGGGCATCTCGCCGCCCTGCTCCGTGCCGCGGCCGCCGAACCGGCGCTGCCCGTCGCGGCCCTGGACATCGGCGCCGAGGCGGGCACCGAGTTTCCGGACACGACGGTCGCCTACGAGGACCTGACCTCGGCGCCGGAGCGGTTCGTGCGGTGGGCGGGACGCGCCCCCGACCGGATGGCGGTCGTCCACGGCGATGTCGCCTGGACGTACGGAGACCTGCTCGAGCGGGTGTCGCGCCTGCGGGACGCACTCGCCGCGAACGGGGTCGGGCCCGGCACCCGGGTCGCGCTGCTGCTGGACCGCTCGCCGGAACTCGTCGCGGCCACGCTCGCGGTTTCGCTCAGCGGCGCGGCTTATGTCGGGCTCGACCTCAACGAGCCCGGCCCGCGGCTGGCGACGATGCTCGACGACGCGGACTGCCGCCTGATCCTCACCCGCGCCGCCGACGACTCGCGCCTGCCGGAGGGTGACCACCCCGTCCTCGTCGTCGACGATGTCCTCGAGGGGCAGGGGAGTACCGGCGAGTTCGTCAGCCCGGCGCCCGGGGACGCCTGCTACGTCACGTACACGTCGGGTTCGACCGGTCTTCCCAAGGGCGTGCTGGTGCCGCATCGGGGTTTGACCAATCTCGTCAACTGGTACCAGGAGACCTTCGAGGTCGTGCCGGGAGACAGGATGCCGCAGCTGGCCAGGCCGTCGTTCGACGGGTGGTCGCTGGAGGTGTGGCCGTGCCTGGCGAACGGTGCGACGTTGTGCATTCCCGACGAAGGGATCCGGCGTTCCGCGGTCGAACTCGCGCGGTGGCTGTGCCGCGAGGAGATCACCACGTGCTTCGTCACGACCGCGCTCGGCGTGGAACTGTTCGGCCAGCCTTGGGCCGAACTCGGCTCACGGCTGCGCTCGTTGCTCGTCGGTGGTGAGAAGCTGCCCGCGTACCCGCCGCCGGGTCTGCCGTTCCGCCTGTACAACGTGTACGGCCCCACCGAGACTTCGATGCTGGCGACGTGCGGCGAGATGAGCACACCGCGCTCCGGGGCCCCGCCGATCGGCACCCCGCTCGCCAACGTGGAGGCCCACGTACTCGACGAGCGGCTTTCCCCTGTCCCGGCAGGAGCCGTCGGCGAGCTGTACCTGGGTGGGGAAGGTGTCGCGCTCGGCTACCTCAACCGGCCGGAGTTGACCGCGCTGAAGTTCGTCGATGGTCCTTCTGGCCGCCAGTACGCGACGGGTGACCTGGTGCGAGTACGGCCGGGCGGATCGATCGAGTTCGTCGGCCGTGTCGACAACCAGGTGAAGCTTCGCGGATTCCGCATCGAGCTGGGAGAGGTCGAGGCCGCCGTCCGGTCGCTGCCGGGCGTGCGGGACGCGGTCGCGGTGATCCACACGCCCGAGTCCGGTGGCGGCAGGCTGATGGCCTACGTGCGGCCGGACCCGCGCCGGCGACCGGACGGCTCCGGGCTGCGGGCCAGGCTGAGCGAAGTCCTGCCCGACTACATGGTGCCGACCGAAGTGACGGTGCTCGACGCGTTCCCGCTCACCCCTCACGGCAAGACCGATCGCGGGGAGCTCGCTCGCCGTGCGCCGTCGGGCGGCGGGGACGGGGACGCGCCCGCGACCGATCTGGAACGGGTGCTGGCCGAGCTGTGGTGCGAGGTCCTCTCCATCGGCTCGGTGAGCCGTGAGGACAGCTTCTTCGACTTGGGCGGCGACTCGCTCACGGCGATGCGGCTCGCGGCCAGGGCCCGCGCCCGCGGTATCCGGCTCGGCGCCGAGCATCTGTTCGAGTACGAGGTGTTGCACGAACTGGCGGCCGAACTCGAGCAGGGCGAGACGAATCCCGGAGAAGCGGCATGA